One stretch of Cololabis saira isolate AMF1-May2022 chromosome 15, fColSai1.1, whole genome shotgun sequence DNA includes these proteins:
- the cibar1 gene encoding CBY1-interacting BAR domain-containing protein 1, with amino-acid sequence MSQTPDARARDSQIRRIQENITNVEKHFGEMCQLFAAYVRKTARLRDKADVLVREIGTYADTETPNLKRGMKQFADHLAKIQDYRQAEVERLEGKVIEPLKCYGAVVKKKREDLKATQSAKYREARQMAQLEKTRLRNPSDRQIIKNLGTCCVLSSIKCEFSRHQAETELQRATMDAARTTKQLEETIDDFERQKIHDIKKVFGEFVLVEMSFHAKALEVYTLAFQSIQSVDEEADLQVFRNSLHPPDFHSRLDIVRANSKTSLDRTGSYLSTSGTAQQQRASSSLTRRGEEEEDDEEDESEEEEEDEDDEGTEDEH; translated from the exons ATGAGTCAAACCCCCGATGCAAGAGCCAG AGACAGCCAAATACGGAGGATCCAGGAAAACATCACCAATGTGGAGAAACACTTTGGAGAGATGTGCCAACTATTCGCTGCCTATGTCCGCAAAACAGCCAGATTACGAGACAAGGCAGACGTTCTGGTCCGGGAAATTGGCACATATGCTGACACGGAGACCCCAAACCTCAAGCGGGGCATGAAGCAGTTTGCCGACCACCTGGCCAAGATTCAAGACTACCGTCAAGCCGAG GTGGAAAGACTTGAAGGCAAAGTCATAGAGCCATTAAAATGCTATGGAgctgtggttaaaaaaaaaagg GAAGATCTGAAGGCTACTCAGAGTGCCAAATACAGAGAAGCCAGACAGATGGCTCAGCTTGAGAAGACCAGACTGAGAAACCCATCGGACAGACAGATCATT aaaaacctcGGTACGTGCTGTGTTTTGTCATCTATCAAATGTGAATTTTCTCGTCATCAGGCTGAAACCGAGCTTCAGAGAGCCACCATGGATGCTGCACGGACCACAAAGCAGCTGGAGGAGACCATAGACGACTTTGAGCGACAGAAGATCCACGATATCAAG AAAGTCTTCGGTGAGTTTGTATTAGTAGAGATGTCCTTCCACGCCAAGGCTTTGGAGGTCTACACTTTGGCCTTCCAAAGCATTCAGAGCGTGGATGAGGAGGCGGACCTGCAG GTGTTCAGGAATTCGCTGCACCCCCCTGACTTCCACTCACGCTTAGACATAGTCCGAGCTAATTCCAAAACATCTCTCGATCGAACCGGGTCCTACCTGAGTACATCAGGGACCGCACAG CAACAAAGAGCTAGCAGTAGCCTTACAAGAAgaggggaggaggaagaggacgacGAAGAGGATGAAtctgaagaggaggaagaggatgaagatGACGAGGGCACAGAAGATGAACATTAA